A window of the Acetonema longum DSM 6540 genome harbors these coding sequences:
- the rpsD gene encoding 30S ribosomal protein S4: MATSRGPRFKLCRRLGVNIFGHPKAMNRARKENSRAGRKLSEYGLQLLEKQKIKAYYGILEKQFVRYLEQAKKSREITGVALLKSLECRLDNIVYRFGFANSIRQARQMVTHGHILVNGKRVDIPSCAVKVNDVISLREKYRNNVLFAANFQELQSFNLPYLERDLDNFSGKLLRLPERSEIPIEVNEILAIELYSK; this comes from the coding sequence ATGGCAACAAGCAGAGGCCCCCGCTTCAAATTATGCCGCAGGCTGGGCGTCAATATTTTTGGCCATCCCAAGGCGATGAACCGGGCCCGGAAAGAGAACAGCCGGGCGGGGCGGAAACTCTCGGAATATGGTCTGCAGCTTTTGGAAAAACAGAAGATCAAGGCTTATTACGGCATCCTGGAAAAGCAGTTTGTCCGCTATCTCGAGCAAGCCAAAAAGAGCCGTGAAATTACCGGGGTCGCTCTGCTAAAGTCTCTGGAGTGCCGCCTGGACAACATAGTATACCGCTTCGGGTTCGCTAATTCCATCCGACAGGCGCGGCAAATGGTCACTCACGGCCATATCCTGGTTAACGGCAAACGGGTGGATATACCTTCCTGCGCCGTCAAAGTCAACGACGTCATTTCACTCCGGGAAAAATACCGGAACAATGTGCTGTTCGCCGCCAATTTCCAGGAACTCCAGTCCTTTAACCTGCCTTACCTTGAGAGAGATCTGGACAATTTCAGCGGCAAATTGCTCCGGTTGCCGGAAAGATCGGAAATCCCCATCGAAGTCAATGAAATTCTGGCTATCGAACTGTACTCCAAATAG
- a CDS encoding glycyl radical protein, translating into MSTKRIEAFKKSYVYSKPSISAKRAVVFTESHKQTEGEPVIIRRAKAFASVCESIPVTIFDDELIVGSISEFRKSGIVCPEYSWKWVNEEMDSFASRNQDPYCIDEQTKATLRQEIFPYWQGKSLEETFLARINPTTAKVLVDTGIIDNDSKWRNAVGEVTADYQDVVFQYGFGGLKRQAEQHLQSLEPVSAEALEKINFYSAAVLVCGGIVTLARRYAAQAETLAAAQKDAGRKAELLEIARICRAVPENPPQSFAEAIQMVWFTQLGSILSENSLALNLGRFDQYMYPYFSKDKANGAITDDKAQELIEALWIKLSEWVWAISSNTAKFFAGYNSFQNLTVGGRTRDGRDATNELSYMCLQATENVKTHQPGLSVRIHPDTPEEFLLAVCKLVSVGTGFPAIHNDRVGSAMLLAAGVAPEDARDWNNCGCVVPHFRKIGEWTSAVNINFAAAVEFVFNGGKHRISGEMMGLPGQGIDALDTYEAVEAAFCEQLAYLVKHAVIGSVTAQQIHAEMVPRPYLSMLVDGCMEKGRDLSKGGAKYNLGPVLTGIGVADSANSLAVIKKLVFEEKKYTLQEICRALEADWTGYEELRQAALACPKYGNDDDYVDSIAVRITDFYNKEVIAYNDYFGSRFNSAFMGISNYIPAGSVVGATPDGRKAKSPLTEGVSPHAGTDLTSPTAAMRSAAKINHDVHSGGTLLNVKFAPELLQSARNQRNLASVIRAYFALGAFHVQFNVISTETLRKAQEHPEDYRDLLVRVAGYSTQFVNLSREAQDAIIARTTYESL; encoded by the coding sequence GTGTCAACTAAACGCATTGAGGCATTCAAAAAGTCCTATGTTTACTCTAAGCCGTCCATCAGCGCCAAACGGGCGGTGGTTTTCACCGAGTCGCATAAACAGACTGAGGGAGAGCCGGTGATTATCCGCCGGGCCAAGGCTTTCGCTTCTGTGTGTGAAAGCATACCGGTCACGATCTTCGACGATGAATTGATTGTCGGCTCGATCAGCGAGTTCCGCAAATCCGGCATCGTTTGCCCGGAGTACTCCTGGAAGTGGGTCAATGAAGAGATGGATTCGTTTGCCAGCCGCAATCAGGACCCTTACTGCATTGACGAACAAACCAAAGCAACCCTGCGCCAGGAGATTTTCCCCTATTGGCAGGGTAAGTCGCTGGAGGAAACCTTTTTAGCGAGAATTAATCCGACCACGGCGAAAGTGCTGGTAGATACGGGCATTATCGATAATGATTCCAAATGGCGCAATGCAGTCGGCGAGGTAACCGCCGATTACCAGGATGTCGTATTTCAATACGGCTTTGGCGGGCTGAAGCGGCAAGCCGAGCAGCATCTGCAGTCGCTGGAGCCGGTCAGCGCCGAGGCGCTGGAAAAGATAAACTTCTACAGCGCCGCCGTATTGGTCTGCGGAGGCATTGTTACCCTGGCCCGCCGTTACGCCGCCCAGGCCGAGACTTTGGCGGCAGCGCAGAAGGATGCCGGCCGCAAGGCGGAATTGCTGGAGATTGCCCGGATTTGCCGCGCCGTGCCGGAAAATCCTCCCCAGTCATTCGCCGAGGCGATTCAAATGGTCTGGTTTACCCAGCTTGGCTCCATCCTTTCAGAAAACTCCCTGGCGCTCAATCTGGGCCGATTCGACCAGTACATGTATCCCTATTTTTCCAAAGACAAAGCCAACGGCGCCATTACTGACGATAAAGCGCAGGAATTGATCGAAGCGCTTTGGATCAAGCTGTCGGAGTGGGTGTGGGCCATTTCCAGCAATACCGCCAAGTTCTTCGCCGGCTACAACTCGTTCCAGAACCTCACTGTCGGCGGCCGGACCCGCGACGGCCGGGACGCTACCAATGAGCTTTCCTACATGTGCCTGCAGGCCACGGAGAATGTAAAGACCCATCAGCCCGGTCTCAGCGTGCGGATTCATCCCGACACGCCGGAAGAATTTTTGCTGGCTGTGTGCAAACTGGTCAGTGTGGGCACGGGTTTCCCCGCCATTCATAACGACCGGGTCGGCTCGGCGATGCTGCTGGCCGCCGGCGTAGCGCCGGAAGATGCGAGGGACTGGAATAACTGCGGCTGCGTTGTGCCGCATTTCCGCAAGATCGGCGAGTGGACGTCAGCCGTTAATATCAATTTCGCGGCGGCGGTCGAATTCGTGTTCAACGGCGGCAAACACCGCATCAGCGGTGAGATGATGGGGCTGCCCGGACAAGGCATTGATGCACTTGATACCTATGAAGCGGTAGAAGCCGCCTTCTGCGAACAACTGGCCTATCTGGTCAAACATGCGGTGATCGGATCGGTTACCGCTCAGCAGATTCATGCGGAAATGGTGCCCCGGCCTTATCTTTCCATGCTGGTTGACGGCTGCATGGAAAAAGGCCGCGATTTGAGCAAGGGCGGAGCCAAATACAATTTAGGACCGGTGCTGACCGGTATTGGCGTTGCCGATTCGGCGAATTCACTGGCGGTCATTAAAAAGCTGGTGTTTGAAGAGAAAAAATATACGCTGCAGGAAATCTGCCGGGCTCTGGAAGCTGACTGGACTGGCTATGAAGAACTGCGGCAGGCGGCGCTTGCCTGCCCCAAATACGGCAATGACGACGATTATGTTGACTCTATTGCCGTTAGAATTACTGATTTTTACAACAAGGAAGTTATCGCCTATAACGATTATTTCGGCTCGCGCTTCAATTCGGCGTTCATGGGCATTTCCAACTATATTCCGGCCGGCAGCGTAGTCGGCGCCACCCCCGACGGCCGGAAAGCGAAGAGTCCGCTGACCGAAGGCGTTTCGCCCCACGCCGGCACCGACCTGACCAGCCCGACGGCGGCGATGCGTTCGGCCGCCAAAATCAATCACGATGTCCATTCCGGCGGCACGCTGCTGAACGTGAAGTTTGCGCCCGAACTGCTGCAGTCGGCAAGGAACCAGCGCAATCTGGCCTCGGTGATCCGGGCGTATTTCGCGCTGGGCGCCTTCCATGTCCAATTCAATGTCATTTCCACGGAAACGCTGCGCAAAGCGCAGGAGCATCCCGAGGACTACCGCGATCTCCTGGTGCGGGTGGCCGGCTACAGCACGCAGTTCGTCAACCTGTCGCGGGAGGCCCAGGACGCGATTATTGCCCGTACCACGTACGAATCCTTATAG
- a CDS encoding glycyl-radical enzyme activating protein, translating to MQSVSGTIFQIQRWSINDGEGIRSTVFLKGCPLRCQWCANPESWHGNPEVLFLQEKCTGCGQCAVVCDAAAVRIDPVSRKAVTSGACLGCGKCCQVCAGGARKQIGMRVTVDDVMKIIQRDAVFYRESGGGVTFSGGEPFLQAEFLRQLVLACGRIGLDTAVETCGFYDWQQVADIFAHLNCVFIDCKHMDDAIHRKWTGVGNQRILENIQRISQLPLRTIVRVPLIREVNANEQNIREMCRFLVQKTGVREVELLAYHDYGKSKHHAAGLPDITFSALGEAETDRLKQIIADYGITLADFK from the coding sequence ATGCAATCTGTTTCCGGTACAATCTTTCAAATACAGCGCTGGTCGATTAACGACGGTGAAGGCATTCGCAGCACGGTTTTCCTCAAGGGCTGCCCTCTGCGCTGCCAGTGGTGCGCCAATCCGGAATCCTGGCATGGCAATCCTGAAGTCTTGTTCCTGCAGGAAAAATGCACGGGATGCGGGCAGTGCGCTGTTGTCTGCGACGCTGCCGCTGTCCGCATTGATCCCGTGTCCCGCAAGGCGGTTACCAGCGGAGCCTGTCTGGGATGCGGCAAATGCTGCCAGGTATGCGCCGGCGGCGCCAGAAAGCAAATCGGCATGCGCGTAACAGTTGACGATGTGATGAAAATCATTCAGCGCGATGCCGTGTTTTACCGGGAGTCAGGCGGCGGCGTAACCTTTTCCGGCGGCGAGCCATTCCTGCAGGCGGAGTTTCTGCGGCAGCTGGTGCTGGCCTGCGGCCGTATCGGCCTTGATACCGCCGTTGAGACCTGCGGCTTTTACGACTGGCAGCAGGTAGCAGATATTTTTGCCCATTTGAACTGTGTGTTTATTGACTGCAAGCATATGGACGACGCCATTCACCGAAAATGGACAGGGGTCGGTAACCAGCGGATACTGGAAAACATCCAACGGATCTCCCAGCTGCCGCTGCGCACGATTGTCCGGGTGCCTCTGATCCGGGAAGTCAATGCCAATGAACAGAATATTCGTGAGATGTGCCGGTTCCTGGTGCAGAAAACAGGGGTGCGGGAAGTGGAATTGCTGGCATACCATGACTACGGCAAATCGAAGCATCACGCCGCCGGCTTGCCGGACATCACCTTTTCCGCGCTCGGCGAGGCGGAGACGGACCGGCTGAAGCAGATCATCGCAGACTACGGGATCACACTGGCTGATTTCAAGTAA
- a CDS encoding nucleoside recognition domain-containing protein, producing the protein MTEKKQEEYKVTWKGWLALIILLISFSGIFAQSTGPWRALDFQVLTGQFGKIADGAIFTGKGGIGARDGFMFALTLFPTLMFALGCVQVAESLGALRAAEKLFRPILRPLMGLPGAAGLAFVSSVTSSDVGAVMTKGLVEDKMMTDDERTIFVAYQYAGSAPVVNTFGTGAALLPISVLPVGVIIAIIMFVKILGANLVRMYLYWQAKRELTTGGAANG; encoded by the coding sequence ATGACAGAAAAAAAACAGGAAGAGTACAAGGTTACCTGGAAGGGATGGCTGGCGCTGATTATTCTGCTGATATCCTTTTCCGGCATCTTTGCCCAGTCGACGGGCCCGTGGCGGGCGCTTGACTTTCAGGTTCTCACCGGTCAGTTTGGGAAGATCGCCGACGGAGCAATCTTTACCGGCAAAGGCGGCATCGGCGCGCGTGACGGCTTTATGTTCGCTTTGACCTTGTTTCCGACGCTGATGTTTGCCCTGGGCTGCGTACAAGTCGCAGAGTCTCTGGGCGCTCTGCGGGCGGCGGAAAAATTATTCCGTCCGATTCTGCGCCCGCTGATGGGTCTGCCGGGAGCCGCCGGGCTGGCGTTTGTCAGCAGTGTGACCAGCTCTGACGTGGGAGCGGTTATGACTAAGGGCTTGGTAGAGGACAAAATGATGACTGACGATGAACGAACGATCTTTGTCGCTTATCAGTATGCCGGCTCCGCGCCGGTCGTCAACACCTTTGGAACCGGTGCGGCGCTGCTGCCGATCAGTGTGCTGCCGGTAGGCGTGATTATTGCGATCATCATGTTTGTCAAAATTTTAGGCGCCAATCTGGTCCGGATGTATCTGTACTGGCAAGCTAAACGGGAACTAACAACAGGAGGTGCCGCTAATGGCTGA
- a CDS encoding M20 family metallopeptidase — protein MQNKQAAFDFIDKHQEEMISLWREVVSIESGPHEKPGIDIVADHFRNFLEKTGAACRSVDFSEAGNMLIAEIGAERSLPGVLFLGHMDTAIPAGAIKERPFTIKEGIAYGPGVLDMKGGIVAALYAIKALNSIGYDSRPLKVLLAGDEEVLHARSTAPDVFINEAKGYAAAFNVETGFTDNGIVVGRKGVAQFMIEVKGVAAHAGNDPENGRNAILAMSHKIIEVQDRSSWGANTTYNVGVIQGGTTSTAVPDYAKVLIDVRYMDPDDLPAITGRLEKIAAKTHLEGTTGTCKYMHGIKPMKTTDGVKQLFEIVKQASEENGFGAPYAKFVGGASDSAYSVLAGVPTVCAIGVKGGRNHSPEEFAVVDSLFERAKLLIASVLKLDN, from the coding sequence ATGCAAAACAAACAAGCGGCATTTGACTTTATTGACAAGCATCAGGAGGAAATGATTTCTCTCTGGCGGGAAGTCGTCAGCATCGAGAGCGGCCCCCATGAAAAGCCTGGCATTGATATCGTAGCAGATCATTTTCGCAATTTTCTGGAAAAAACTGGCGCAGCATGCCGTTCCGTGGACTTTTCCGAAGCCGGCAATATGCTGATCGCTGAGATTGGCGCCGAACGTTCCCTCCCGGGTGTGCTATTCCTGGGGCATATGGATACCGCCATTCCTGCCGGCGCGATCAAAGAACGGCCCTTTACCATAAAGGAAGGCATCGCCTACGGACCTGGAGTCCTGGATATGAAGGGCGGCATTGTCGCTGCTTTGTACGCGATCAAGGCACTGAACAGCATCGGCTATGACAGCCGGCCGCTCAAGGTGCTGCTGGCAGGCGATGAAGAAGTGCTGCACGCCCGTTCCACCGCTCCCGATGTGTTTATCAACGAAGCCAAAGGCTATGCAGCCGCTTTCAACGTAGAAACCGGCTTCACCGATAACGGCATTGTTGTCGGGCGCAAAGGCGTGGCGCAATTCATGATCGAGGTAAAAGGCGTGGCGGCTCATGCGGGCAATGACCCGGAAAATGGCCGCAATGCGATTCTGGCCATGTCCCATAAGATCATCGAGGTTCAGGACCGCAGCAGCTGGGGCGCCAACACGACCTATAACGTCGGCGTGATCCAGGGAGGGACAACCTCTACCGCGGTTCCCGATTATGCAAAGGTTCTGATTGATGTGCGCTATATGGACCCGGATGATCTGCCGGCGATTACCGGCCGCCTGGAAAAGATTGCGGCGAAGACCCATCTCGAAGGAACTACCGGCACCTGTAAATATATGCACGGCATCAAACCGATGAAAACCACCGACGGGGTTAAGCAGCTATTTGAAATTGTAAAGCAAGCCTCCGAAGAAAACGGCTTTGGCGCGCCATATGCGAAGTTTGTCGGCGGCGCTTCCGATTCCGCCTATTCAGTGCTGGCCGGCGTGCCGACCGTATGCGCCATCGGCGTGAAAGGCGGCCGCAACCACAGCCCTGAGGAATTCGCGGTTGTCGATTCCTTGTTTGAACGGGCGAAATTGCTGATCGCCAGCGTGCTTAAACTGGACAATTAG
- a CDS encoding GntR family transcriptional regulator: MKNYNLKSHLADSYRTLPSLITGVLREKILSGELGGGTPLKQEELASQFNVSMSALREALKSLEAEGLVRFYPNRGAIVSELSAAEAKEIFEIRLFLELGALELAIPNLKQTELDAADGFLQEADAQLQNDRCSELNWRFHEVLYRPGGNDKLLSLIQTMHNNVERYMRLYLSTLHYHAKSQAEHRSLLEACARSDIKGAQEVLRRHMTDACASLSGYLRQANKGEV, from the coding sequence ATGAAAAATTATAATTTGAAATCCCACTTGGCAGATTCCTATCGTACGTTGCCCAGTCTGATCACCGGAGTATTGCGGGAAAAAATTCTGTCGGGGGAACTTGGCGGCGGCACGCCGCTGAAACAGGAAGAGCTTGCTTCACAGTTCAACGTCAGCATGAGCGCTTTACGGGAAGCATTAAAAAGCCTGGAAGCGGAAGGCCTGGTTCGATTTTATCCCAATCGCGGGGCGATAGTCAGTGAATTGTCGGCAGCGGAGGCAAAGGAGATATTTGAGATTCGTCTGTTTTTGGAATTGGGCGCTCTGGAATTGGCCATTCCCAATTTGAAACAGACGGAGTTGGATGCGGCGGATGGGTTTTTGCAGGAAGCGGACGCCCAACTGCAAAATGACCGCTGCAGCGAGCTGAACTGGCGATTCCACGAGGTGCTATACCGCCCTGGCGGCAACGACAAACTGCTGTCGCTGATTCAAACCATGCATAACAATGTGGAACGCTACATGCGCCTTTATCTGTCTACATTGCATTATCATGCGAAATCGCAGGCCGAGCACAGGAGCTTACTGGAAGCCTGCGCCCGAAGTGATATCAAAGGAGCGCAAGAAGTGCTGCGGCGGCATATGACCGATGCCTGCGCCAGCTTAAGCGGCTACCTGCGGCAGGCGAATAAAGGGGAGGTATAA
- a CDS encoding nucleoside recognition domain-containing protein, with the protein MAESTSAVNLQKVKPSIVEEFVAGAKKGFYIGAEMIAPAMVLAYVLIQFLEITGLMQGVGKLLGPVMAVFGLPGEAIIALVAAFFAKAAGCATAATLYAKGVITATQATILFPACVTMGTLIGHFVRIVIVANTNQKRHPLLLCVPLVDAAVAMIITRVILSVWGIN; encoded by the coding sequence ATGGCTGAGTCGACTTCCGCCGTCAATTTGCAGAAAGTAAAACCAAGCATCGTTGAAGAATTCGTTGCCGGCGCTAAAAAAGGCTTTTATATCGGCGCCGAAATGATCGCGCCGGCCATGGTGCTGGCTTATGTCCTGATTCAGTTTCTGGAAATCACCGGGCTGATGCAGGGGGTGGGCAAACTGCTCGGACCGGTGATGGCTGTATTTGGCCTGCCCGGCGAAGCGATTATTGCCCTGGTCGCGGCATTTTTTGCCAAAGCGGCCGGCTGCGCCACTGCGGCCACTCTGTATGCAAAAGGCGTCATCACTGCGACCCAGGCGACCATTTTGTTTCCCGCCTGTGTTACTATGGGCACGCTGATCGGCCACTTCGTTCGCATTGTTATTGTGGCCAACACCAATCAAAAAAGGCACCCGCTGCTTTTATGCGTGCCGCTTGTCGACGCTGCTGTAGCCATGATTATAACCCGGGTTATTTTGAGCGTCTGGGGAATCAACTAA
- the nifJ gene encoding pyruvate:ferredoxin (flavodoxin) oxidoreductase: MTKRAMKTMDGNMAAAYISYAFTDVAAIFPITPSSNMAESADEWAAQGKKNIFGQTVEVVEMQSEGGAAGAVHGSLQAGALTTTYTASQGLLLMIPNMYKIAGELLPGVFHVSSRVIGANAINIFGDHSDVMATRQTGFALLAESSVQQVMDLAAVAHLSAIKGRVPFLNFFDGFRTSHEIQKVEVLDYDELAGLFDRDALDAFRRRALNPDHPLLKGTVQNGDIHFQQREVSNRFYQALPEIVEAYMAEISKLTGREYHLFNYYGATDADRMIIAMGSMCETVAEVVDYLNARGEKTGLLTVHLYRPFSVEHFLKYIPRTVKRIAVLDRTKEMGAPAEPLYLDVKAAFYGGEWQPLIVGGRCGVGGKDIIPSHIQGVFENLKAVQPKDHFTVGIIDDVNHSSLPLGEDIETTARGTKACKFWGLGSDGTVGANKSAIKIIGDHTDMYAQAYFAYDSKKSGGVTISHLRFGQQPIRSPYLINKADFIACHNQSYVYNYDVLAGLKPGGSFLLNCRWNREELEQNLPAAMKRYIHASKIRFYTIDAVKIAREIGLGGRINMIMQSAFFKIADIIPANDAAQYLKQAVEKSYGRKGEQIVAMNHAAIDKGMEAIVKIDVPVHWQSAAAEQAAPKAAPQFIEKILMPVNRQEGDTLPVSRFIGLEDGAFPLGTAAYEKRGIAIDVPEWLPDNCIQCNQCAYVCPHAAIRPVLLTGDEAGKAPAGFAAKPCTGQKDLQFAIAISAFDCTGCGNCAQVCPAREKALAMQPLATQAAKEAHWDYAMALPPKANPFAPFSVKGSQFEQPLLEFSGACAGCGETPYAKLVTQLFGDRMMVANATGCSSVWAGSAPAIPYTVNHRGHGPAWGNSLFEDNAEFGLGMLVGVKQIRRQLAMKIKQAALLRPDGEFAAACEDWLAHKDSSDGSRARADKLIKALEPIKDSDALLQDIYANRDFLVQRSQWIFGGDGWAYDIGFGGLDHVLASGENVNVLVFDTEVYSNTGGQSSKATPTAAIAKFAASGKKTKKKDLGMIAMSYGYVYVAQISMGADKNQTLKAIAEAEAYPGPSLIIAYAPCINHGLKSGMGCSQLEAKRAVDSGYWAMYRYNPQLKQTGKNPFVLDSKEPTMDFQEFLMGEVRYASLKKQFPELAQDLFAKTEADARERLETYRQLAGQSKAE, from the coding sequence ATGACCAAAAGAGCGATGAAAACCATGGACGGCAATATGGCCGCAGCCTATATTTCTTATGCGTTTACCGATGTCGCAGCCATTTTTCCGATCACGCCGTCGTCCAATATGGCGGAGAGTGCAGATGAGTGGGCGGCGCAAGGGAAAAAGAACATTTTCGGACAGACGGTGGAAGTGGTGGAAATGCAGTCGGAGGGGGGCGCTGCCGGCGCGGTTCACGGTTCCCTGCAGGCCGGGGCATTGACCACTACCTACACGGCGTCCCAGGGCCTGCTGCTGATGATCCCGAATATGTACAAAATCGCCGGTGAACTGCTGCCGGGCGTATTTCACGTCAGCTCGCGGGTCATTGGAGCCAACGCCATTAACATTTTCGGCGATCATTCCGACGTCATGGCTACCCGTCAGACCGGCTTTGCCCTTCTGGCGGAAAGCAGCGTGCAGCAGGTGATGGACCTGGCGGCGGTGGCGCATTTGTCCGCTATCAAAGGCAGGGTTCCCTTTCTTAACTTCTTTGACGGCTTCCGGACTTCTCACGAGATCCAGAAAGTCGAAGTGCTCGATTATGATGAGCTGGCCGGCCTGTTTGACCGGGATGCGCTGGACGCTTTTCGGCGCCGGGCGCTGAATCCCGACCATCCTCTTTTGAAAGGCACGGTCCAAAACGGGGATATCCATTTTCAGCAGCGCGAGGTATCCAACCGTTTCTATCAGGCGCTGCCCGAGATTGTTGAAGCGTACATGGCCGAGATCAGCAAGCTCACCGGCCGGGAGTATCACCTCTTTAATTACTACGGCGCAACCGATGCCGACCGGATGATTATCGCCATGGGGTCGATGTGCGAAACAGTTGCCGAGGTCGTTGATTACCTCAACGCCAGAGGCGAGAAAACCGGCCTGTTGACCGTGCATTTATACCGTCCCTTTTCAGTGGAGCATTTTCTCAAATATATCCCCCGCACTGTCAAGCGGATTGCCGTACTCGACCGCACCAAGGAAATGGGCGCTCCGGCCGAACCTCTCTATCTGGATGTCAAGGCGGCGTTTTACGGCGGGGAATGGCAGCCGCTTATTGTCGGCGGCCGCTGCGGCGTAGGCGGCAAGGACATCATTCCTTCCCATATCCAGGGCGTCTTTGAAAACCTGAAAGCAGTGCAGCCGAAAGATCATTTTACCGTCGGCATTATCGACGATGTCAACCATTCGTCGCTGCCGCTGGGCGAGGACATCGAAACGACCGCCCGTGGCACCAAGGCCTGCAAGTTCTGGGGACTCGGCTCCGACGGCACGGTCGGCGCCAATAAGAGCGCTATTAAGATTATTGGCGATCACACCGATATGTACGCCCAGGCTTACTTCGCCTATGATTCCAAAAAATCCGGCGGCGTGACGATTTCGCACCTGCGGTTCGGACAGCAGCCGATCCGTTCGCCGTACCTGATTAATAAGGCGGATTTTATCGCCTGTCATAACCAGTCTTATGTTTACAACTACGATGTGCTGGCAGGGTTGAAGCCCGGCGGCAGCTTCCTTTTAAACTGCCGCTGGAACAGGGAGGAACTGGAGCAAAATCTGCCGGCGGCCATGAAGCGGTACATTCATGCCAGCAAAATCCGGTTCTATACGATTGATGCCGTGAAAATCGCCCGGGAGATCGGCCTTGGCGGCCGGATCAACATGATTATGCAGTCGGCATTTTTCAAGATCGCCGATATTATCCCGGCCAATGATGCAGCCCAGTATCTGAAGCAGGCGGTAGAGAAGTCATACGGGCGCAAGGGCGAACAGATTGTCGCTATGAATCATGCTGCTATTGACAAAGGCATGGAGGCCATTGTAAAAATCGACGTCCCTGTCCATTGGCAGTCGGCTGCTGCTGAACAGGCAGCGCCAAAAGCGGCGCCGCAGTTTATCGAAAAGATCCTGATGCCGGTGAACCGTCAGGAAGGCGATACGCTGCCTGTCAGCCGGTTTATCGGCCTGGAAGACGGCGCTTTCCCGCTGGGAACGGCGGCGTATGAGAAGCGCGGCATTGCCATTGATGTGCCCGAGTGGCTGCCTGACAACTGTATCCAATGCAATCAGTGCGCCTATGTCTGCCCCCACGCCGCCATCCGGCCGGTATTGCTCACCGGGGACGAGGCCGGCAAAGCGCCGGCAGGCTTTGCGGCTAAGCCCTGCACCGGACAAAAGGACCTTCAGTTTGCCATCGCCATATCGGCGTTTGACTGCACCGGCTGCGGCAATTGCGCTCAGGTATGCCCGGCCCGGGAAAAAGCGCTGGCCATGCAGCCTTTGGCTACTCAGGCCGCTAAGGAAGCCCATTGGGACTATGCGATGGCTCTGCCGCCCAAAGCCAATCCTTTTGCGCCGTTTTCTGTTAAAGGCAGTCAGTTTGAGCAGCCCTTGCTCGAATTCTCGGGCGCTTGCGCCGGCTGCGGCGAAACTCCCTATGCCAAACTGGTCACCCAGCTGTTTGGCGACAGGATGATGGTCGCCAATGCCACCGGCTGCTCGTCGGTTTGGGCCGGCAGCGCCCCTGCCATTCCCTATACCGTGAATCACCGCGGCCATGGCCCGGCCTGGGGCAATTCCCTGTTTGAAGATAACGCCGAATTCGGATTGGGCATGCTGGTAGGCGTGAAGCAAATCCGCCGCCAGCTGGCCATGAAAATCAAGCAGGCGGCCCTGCTGCGGCCGGACGGCGAGTTCGCCGCGGCCTGCGAGGATTGGCTGGCTCACAAAGACAGCAGCGACGGCAGCCGCGCCAGGGCTGACAAGCTGATCAAAGCTCTGGAACCGATTAAAGACAGCGATGCTTTGCTGCAGGATATTTACGCCAACCGCGATTTTCTGGTGCAGCGGTCCCAGTGGATTTTCGGCGGCGACGGCTGGGCTTACGACATTGGCTTCGGCGGCCTGGACCATGTCCTGGCATCCGGCGAAAATGTCAACGTCCTGGTATTTGACACCGAGGTTTACTCCAATACCGGCGGCCAGTCTTCCAAAGCCACGCCGACGGCGGCGATTGCGAAGTTTGCCGCCAGCGGCAAGAAAACTAAGAAAAAAGATCTGGGCATGATCGCCATGAGCTACGGTTATGTCTACGTGGCGCAAATTTCCATGGGAGCGGATAAGAATCAAACGCTGAAGGCTATTGCCGAGGCGGAAGCTTATCCCGGCCCTTCGCTGATTATCGCTTATGCCCCCTGCATCAACCACGGCTTAAAAAGCGGCATGGGCTGCAGCCAGCTTGAGGCCAAACGCGCCGTTGACAGCGGCTACTGGGCAATGTACCGCTATAATCCGCAATTAAAGCAGACCGGAAAAAATCCGTTTGTCCTCGACTCGAAAGAACCCACCATGGACTTCCAGGAATTTCTGATGGGCGAAGTGCGTTATGCATCGCTGAAAAAGCAGTTCCCGGAGCTGGCGCAGGATTTGTTTGCCAAGACCGAAGCCGACGCCAGGGAAAGGCTGGAAACGTACCGGCAGCTGGCCGGGCAAAGCAAAGCAGAATAG